Genomic window (Pseudomonas sp. MM211):
GCCTTCGATCAGCGCTTTGGAGCCCAGCAACATGCGATAGCGCATGGTCTTGCGGCTGGCCAGGGTGAACTCCACCGGCCACTGTAGATCGCCCAGCATCAAACTAGTGCGAATTACGTAGCGGCTCTGCGCCAGACCATTGGAACTCTTGATGCTCTTATAGGCGACCAGGCGCGCTTCGCAACGATGACGGCGCTGCACCTGAGTGCCGATATAGGCGGTGAACCGCACCCAGCGCTCGCCATCACGCTCGAATGGCTGGATATCGCTGGCATGCAGGCTCGAGGTGCTGGCGCCGGTGTCGATCTTGGCGCGCAGGCCGATAATGCCCAGCTCCGGCAGGTTGACCCACTCGCGCAGGCCGATCACGTTGAGGTGGTCGAATGTCTTCAAGAAAGGTTTCCGTGGCTGAGGTCTAGCTTCATGGCGGCCATGGTACTGAAAATAAGGTGCTGTGCGAGGCTGTCAGCGAGCAACATCCGCTGCTGGCCATGCCGCCTCGGCAATTGCCGCCAAGCCCCTGAACTGCGGCTTGGCGAACAGGTAGCCCTGCATCAGGCTGATCCCGGTGGCGGCGAGAAAGTCCCGCTCTTCTGCCGTTTCGATGCCTTCGGCGATCACCATGATGTTGAGGTCGGCACAGATGCTGACGATACCTCGCACGATGGCCTGGCGCGCCTTGTCCTGATCAATTCCGCGAACCAGCGCCATATCCAGCTTGATCAGGTCGGGTTGAAAGTCAGCCAGCAACGTAAGGCCCGAATAGCCAGCGCCAAAATCGTCGATCGCGGTCTTGAAACCGAATTCCTGATACTGACGGAGGATATTCGTCAGGTGCTGGCTGTCTTGCAAATGATCGCTTTCGATGGTTTCGAAGATCAGTCTGTGCAGCGGGAAATTGTGCTGCCTTGCGGCTTCCAGGGTGCTGCGGATGCACAACTCCGGGCGGTACACGGCATTGGGCAGAAAGTTGATCGAGAGGTGGGTGTCCATGCCCAATTGCATCGCTTCGGCAATGGCCTGGGTGCGGCAGCGCTGGTCGAAGCGGTAGCGGTTGTCATCGTTGACGCGTTCGAGGACGCTCAGCGCACCTTCACCCGCCGATCCGCGCACCAGGGCTTCATGGGCGAACACCTGCCGGGTACGGATGTCGACGATGGGTTGGAAAGCGAAATTGAAGTCGAAATCCAACTCCGGGCTACTCTGGCAGCCGCGACATTTTTCAGGGTGGGTAAGGTCGCTGGGAAAATGGGTCACTGCTGCTCCGGAATAGCGGTTGCACGATCAATGCTTGTGTCCGTCTGACAATATGGACAGGCTGATGTGGCAGCGAAATTGTGATGGCAATTCAATCGACGGTGAGGTGATGGTGGCAAAGCAGGATGCCGATGACAAGGTACGCTTGGACAAGTGGCTGTGGGCCGCGCGCTTCTTCAAGACGCGCGCCCTGGCCAAGGCGGCGATCGAAGGCGGCAAGGTGCATTGCCGTGGCGAGCGCTGCAAGCCGGGCAAGGAACCGAAAGTAGGCGAGGAGTACGTGATTCGTACCGGTTTCGAGGAACGTACGGTGACCGTGCAGGCGCTCTCCGTGGTGCGCCGCGGCGCGCCAGAGGCCCAAGCGCTGTATGCCGAAACCGGCGAAAGCATCGTGCGCCGCGAGCTGACTGCTGAGCAGCGCAAGGCTGGCGCCTTGGGCGTGCAAACCGATGGGCGCCCCAGCAAGAAGCAGCGCCGGCAGCTTTTCTACCTGCGCGGCGGCTCCGGCGATTGGGTGGAGTAGTCGGGGTCAGCGCGCGCTGATCACGCTAAACGATCCCAGTAATGGCACTTTCGCCAAGCCCCGCATCACCGGCAGAGTCACGCGCTCGATCGCCGCGCTGGCGCGGAAGGCCAGCGGTGTGTAGCAGCTCCAGGCGATACCCAGGACGCTGAGCAGTACACCGCCGACCAGAGCGTCCGCACCCCAGTGGGCGCCGGCGACCAGGCGCGGCATCGAGCCAATTAGCGCGACCGCCCAGACCAATGCCCGGCGCCAGCCGCTGACGAAGAGGCTGCAGAATATTGCCCAGATCATCAGCACCGAGGCGTGATCACCGGGGAAGCTGCGGCTGGCGCTATCCTTCAGATCCCAGCGTTCTTCCCAGGCTGGGAACATTTCGGTGAGCCGCGCGCTGCCTTCCACCAGCAGCGAGGGGCTTGCGTGCTGCCAGCCCATGTACTCGACCAGATCGGCGAACAGCACGCGCATCAGCAGCATGACGGTCAGCGCCACCAGAAACGCATAAAGCCCGGTGCGTACCTGCGCGGCCGGAAATACCAGGCCGGCGCGCAACATGATCGCCAGCATTACCAGACCTACACCCGCGTCTACCGGGCGCATGCTGCCGATAGCCCAGATATGCGCCCACAGGCCGCCGGCATGTACCGGGTCGTTGAGCAGGTGGAACAGCCACAGATCGAACTGATTCCAGTAAATACGAGTCACCGGCCACAGCCAGCTGGCGAACAGGAGAGCGATGAGCAGGTGGCTGATGATCAGGGCGCGAGGGCGCCATTGGGCATTTAAACTGAGGAGCATGGCGGAAGGGCTTTCGAGGAAAACCGCCGATTCTAGGCAGCCTGGGCGCCGCCTTGGTGCCTTTCAGGCTCTCGTTCAGCCTTCGTTCAGCGGGGCGCACCTCAGCCGTTCTTCGCATTCAGCTTGGTCGGCGCCGCGTTTGCGCCTAAAATTGCCGGCCTCCAGGCCAGTGGCGCCGTCCCCTGGTCTGCTACGCATCTTTGAGCAGGCGATCCGTTATGTCCGACTTCACCCAACGCTTTCTTTTCGACGATACCGATGTGCGCGGTGAATTGGTCGGGCTGTCTGGCAGCTACCAGCAGGTGCTGGCCAAGCACGAGTACCCACGGCCAGTGGCGCAATTGCTTGGTGAATTGCTGGCCGCTGCGTCTTTGCTGGTCGGTACGCTGAAGTTCGACGGTTTGCTGGTGCTGCAGATACGTTCGGAGGGCCCGGTGCCGCTGCTGATGGTGGAGTGCTCCAGCGACGGCGAGCTGCGTGGCATCGCCCGCTACGAGGCTGAGCGCATTGCCGATGCTGACGGCCTGACGCAACTGATGCCCGAAGGCGTGATGGCCATGACCGTGGATCCGAAGCAGGGGCAGCGTTATCAGGGCATCGTCGCCCTGGACGGTGACACCCTGGCCGACTGCCTGACCAACTATTTCGCCACTTCCGAGCAGTTGGCCACGCGCTTCTGGTTGTGTGCCGACGGCCTGCGTGCCCGCGGGTTCCTGCTGCAGCAACTGCCGGCCGATCGCCTTACCGATGACGAAGAGCGCGCTGCCAGTTGGGAGCAACTGGTGATCCTCGCTGACACCCTGCAAAGCGAGGAATTGCTGGGGTTGGATAACGAAACCCTGTTGCATCGTCTCTACCATCAAGAGTCGGTTCGACTGTTCGATCCGCGCCTCCTGCAGTTCCGTTGTAGCTGCTCTCGTGAACGCTCAGCCAAAGCGCTGGTCAGTTTAGGGCAGGCCGATGCCGAGCTCTTGCTCAGCGAGCATCACGGCCGTGTGGAAGTCGACTGCCAATTTTGCAACGAGCGCTATGGGTTTGATGCCACTGACATCGCCCAGTTGTTCGCCGGTGGAGGCAGTCAGCAGCCCTCTGACACGCGTCATTGAGGGCCGCCAGCAACGCGCAGCGTGTTCGGATTTGGGGGCTGCCCTCGCAGTTCGCTTTTCTGGCATAATCCGCGCACTTTTTTAGCTGTAGTCCTGCTCCGTGCATGACTACAAAACGTTTGGAAGACTCGGCCGTTGGCCGACGGGGACTCACATGACGCAAGCCAATAACGCTGTGTACACCGACATCAGCACCGCTCAACTGGTCGAAGAAGCCCTTCGTCGCGGTGAGGGCGAACTGGCGTCCAGCGGTGCTCTGGTTGTACGCACCGGCCACCGTACCGGGCGTTCTCCGGTCGATCGCTTCATCGTCGATGAGCCGAGCACTTCGGCTGACATCGGCTGGGGGCCGATCAACCGCAAGTTCCCGGCTGACAAGTTCGATGCCCTATGGGATCGCGTTCAGGCGTTCTCCGACGCCCAGGACAGCTTCGTTTCTCACGTTCATGTAGGTTCCGCCGAAGCTCACTACCTGCCTGTCAAGATGACCACTGCCACCGCCTGGCAGAACCTCTTTGGCCGCCAGCTGTTCATCGAGCCGACCCAGTACAATCCGTCCGCCAGGCAGGAATGGCAAGTACTCAACGTTGCCAACTTCGAATGCGTGCCTGAGCGTGATGGCACCAACTCCGACGGTTGCGTGATCATCAACTTCGCTCAGAAGAAGGTGCTGATCGCCGGTATGCGTTACGCCGGTGAAATGAAGAAAGCCATGTTCAGCGTGCAGAACTTCCTGCTGCCGGCCGCCGACGTGCTGCCGATGCACTGCGCTGCCAACATCGGTGAAGAAGGCGACGTGACCCTGTTCTTCGGTCTGTCCGGCACCGGCAAGACCACCCTGTCCGCCGATGAAAGCCGCTACCTGATCGGTGACGACGAGCACGGCTGGGGCACTGGCGTGGTGTTCAACATCGAAGGCGGTTGCTATGCCAAGTGCATCGACCTGTCCGAGAAGAACGAGCCGGTCATCTGGAAAGCCATCAAGTTCGGCACCGTGCTGGAAAACGTGGTGCTCGACGAGCAGCGCGCACCGGACTACACCGACGATAGCCTGACCCAGAACAGCCGTGCCGCTTACCCGCTGGAGTTCGTCGAGAAGCGCAGCGAGAAGAACCTCGGTGGCGAGCCGAATGCAGTGATCTTCCTGACCTGCGACCTGACTGGCGTGCTGCCACCGGTGTCGATCCTCAACGAAGAGCAGGCGGCCTATCACTTCCTGTCCGGTTACACCGCTCTGGTCGGTTCTACCGAAATGGGTTCGGCCCTGGCATCAAGTCGACCTTCTCCACCTGCTTCGGCGCACCGTTCTTCCCGCGCCCGGCTGGCGTTTACGCCGAGCTGCTGATCAAGCGCATCCAGGCGTTCGGCTCCAAGGTCTATCTGGTCAACACCGGCTGGACCGGCGGTGGCTACGGCGTCGGCAAGCGTTTCAACATCCCGACCACGCGTGGCGTGATTGCTGCCATCCAGAGCGGCGCGCTGATTGGTACCGAAACCGAGCAACTGCCGATCATCAACCTGAGCGTGCCGAAGGCCGTTCCGGGCGTCGAGACCAATCTGCTCAACCCGCGCAACACCTGGGCTGACCAGAATGCCTACGACGAGGCCGCCAAAGGCCTGGCCAAGCTGTTCATCGACAACTTCACCAAGTTCGATGTCAGCGACGCCATCAAGAAAGCCGGCCCGCAGCTGTAAGCTCGCGCCGTGTTCGACAGAGCCGCCTTCGGGCGGCTTTGTCATTTATGGGCTATCGCGGCCTGTAAAACGCTTTCCATACACGCTACGGTTATTGGCCATCAGGCGGTCAATGGAGTGACAGCATATGCCCAGTACCCTCAAACGTGTCTTCGGTTTCGATCAGCTGCGGCCCGGCCAGGAAACGGTCATCAGCGCCGTACTCGCCGGCCGCTCGGCTGCGGCGATCTTCCCCACCGGCTCGGGCAAGTCCCTGTGCTACCAGTTGCCGGCATTGCATTTGCCGCACCTGACCGTGGTGGTCTCGCCGCTGCTGGCACTGATGCAGGATCAGCTCGCCTTTCTGCATCGGCATGGCATCAGTGCGGCCAGCATCGATTCGGCGCAGAGCCGCGAGCAGGTCAGCGAAACCATGGCCAAGGCGAAGTCTGGTGAGCTGAAGATCCTGATGATTTCGGTCGAGCGCCTGAAGAACGAGCGGTTTCGCAACTTCATCGCTGGCGTGCCGATTTCCCTGCTGGTGGTCGACGAAGCTCACTGCATCTCCGAGTGGGGCCACAACTTCCGCCCGGACTACCTGAAGCTGCCGGATTATCAGCGTCAGTTCGCTATCGCCCAGGTGCTGCTGCTCACCGCCACGGCCACGCCGCCGGTGATTGCCGATATGCAGAAGAAGTTCGCCATCGCCGCCGAGGACGTGGTCACCACCGGTTTCTATCGGCCCAACCTGAACCTGCTGGTCGAGCCCGTGGCGGGCCGTGACAAGCAACGGCGCTTGCAGCAATGGTTGGGCGCTAAGCGGGGCGAGCCGAGCATCGTCTATGTCACCCAGCAGAAGACCGCGGAGCAGGTGGCCGAGCAACTCAGCCACCAGGGCCTTTCCGTCAGCGCCTACCACGCCGGCATGGGGCATGAGATCCGTGAGGCGATCCAGCGCCGCTTCATGGGGGGTGAGTTGGGCTGCATTGTCGCGACCATCGCCTTCGGCATGGGCATCGACAAGCGTGATATCCTCAACGTGGTGCATTTCGACCTGCCCAAGTCGGTAGAGAACTACAGCCAGGAGATTGGCCGCGCCGGCCGTGATGGCGAACCCTCGGATTGCCTGGTGCTGGCCAACCGCGACAGCCTCAACGTGCTGGAAAACTTTGTCTACGGCGATACGCCGGAGCAAGAGGGCATCGTCAGAGTGCTCGAGGAAATTCGCGACAACGCCAGCGGCGGTCAGTGGGAAATGACCATCAATGCGCTGAGCGACCACAGCAATATCCGCCAGTTGCCGCTCAAGACGCTGCTCGTGCAACTGGAGCTACGCGGCATCATCGCGCCGCGTTATGCCTACTTCGCCGAATACCGCTTCAAGTACCTGATCGAACCCGAGGCCTTGCTGGCGCGTTTCGAAGGGGAGCGCCGGCAGTTCGTCGAAGCCATCGTCAACGCCTCGACCCGGGCGCGTACCTGGTGCACGGTGGATTTCGACGCCCTGTATAGCAGCCACCAGGCGGAGCGCGCGCGGGTGGTCAAAGCGCTGGACTTCTTCCAGGAGCGCGGCTGGATCGAGCTGGAAAGCAAGCAAATGACCGATGTCTATGCCGTGTTGCAGGACTACGACTCGCAGGCTCTGGCGGGCGAGCTGCACGGCTACTTCCAGGCTCAGGAGGGCAGCGAGATCCGGCGTATCCAGGCCATGCTCGAGCTGTTCGCCAGTGAGCAGT
Coding sequences:
- a CDS encoding phosphatase PAP2 family protein, with the protein product MLLSLNAQWRPRALIISHLLIALLFASWLWPVTRIYWNQFDLWLFHLLNDPVHAGGLWAHIWAIGSMRPVDAGVGLVMLAIMLRAGLVFPAAQVRTGLYAFLVALTVMLLMRVLFADLVEYMGWQHASPSLLVEGSARLTEMFPAWEERWDLKDSASRSFPGDHASVLMIWAIFCSLFVSGWRRALVWAVALIGSMPRLVAGAHWGADALVGGVLLSVLGIAWSCYTPLAFRASAAIERVTLPVMRGLAKVPLLGSFSVISAR
- the rimB gene encoding retropepsin-like aspartic endopeptidase RimB, with product MKTFDHLNVIGLREWVNLPELGIIGLRAKIDTGASTSSLHASDIQPFERDGERWVRFTAYIGTQVQRRHRCEARLVAYKSIKSSNGLAQSRYVIRTSLMLGDLQWPVEFTLASRKTMRYRMLLGSKALIEGQLVVNPALTYVQDKPVLPDPSGAQ
- the rimA gene encoding S6 modification regulatory phosphodiesterase RimA encodes the protein MTHFPSDLTHPEKCRGCQSSPELDFDFNFAFQPIVDIRTRQVFAHEALVRGSAGEGALSVLERVNDDNRYRFDQRCRTQAIAEAMQLGMDTHLSINFLPNAVYRPELCIRSTLEAARQHNFPLHRLIFETIESDHLQDSQHLTNILRQYQEFGFKTAIDDFGAGYSGLTLLADFQPDLIKLDMALVRGIDQDKARQAIVRGIVSICADLNIMVIAEGIETAEERDFLAATGISLMQGYLFAKPQFRGLAAIAEAAWPAADVAR
- a CDS encoding RecQ family ATP-dependent DNA helicase, giving the protein MPSTLKRVFGFDQLRPGQETVISAVLAGRSAAAIFPTGSGKSLCYQLPALHLPHLTVVVSPLLALMQDQLAFLHRHGISAASIDSAQSREQVSETMAKAKSGELKILMISVERLKNERFRNFIAGVPISLLVVDEAHCISEWGHNFRPDYLKLPDYQRQFAIAQVLLLTATATPPVIADMQKKFAIAAEDVVTTGFYRPNLNLLVEPVAGRDKQRRLQQWLGAKRGEPSIVYVTQQKTAEQVAEQLSHQGLSVSAYHAGMGHEIREAIQRRFMGGELGCIVATIAFGMGIDKRDILNVVHFDLPKSVENYSQEIGRAGRDGEPSDCLVLANRDSLNVLENFVYGDTPEQEGIVRVLEEIRDNASGGQWEMTINALSDHSNIRQLPLKTLLVQLELRGIIAPRYAYFAEYRFKYLIEPEALLARFEGERRQFVEAIVNASTRARTWCTVDFDALYSSHQAERARVVKALDFFQERGWIELESKQMTDVYAVLQDYDSQALAGELHGYFQAQEGSEIRRIQAMLELFASEQCLSHRLAVYFGDERAPRQCGHCSVCRGQVAHLPEPPSLAPLAGLDRDQLCGAFISKYQGARAGELPSNECLARFLCGISVPLFTRLKARQISGFAALEDYPYSEIRAWLSAG
- the hslO gene encoding Hsp33 family molecular chaperone HslO, with translation MSDFTQRFLFDDTDVRGELVGLSGSYQQVLAKHEYPRPVAQLLGELLAAASLLVGTLKFDGLLVLQIRSEGPVPLLMVECSSDGELRGIARYEAERIADADGLTQLMPEGVMAMTVDPKQGQRYQGIVALDGDTLADCLTNYFATSEQLATRFWLCADGLRARGFLLQQLPADRLTDDEERAASWEQLVILADTLQSEELLGLDNETLLHRLYHQESVRLFDPRLLQFRCSCSRERSAKALVSLGQADAELLLSEHHGRVEVDCQFCNERYGFDATDIAQLFAGGGSQQPSDTRH
- a CDS encoding RNA-binding S4 domain-containing protein, giving the protein MVAKQDADDKVRLDKWLWAARFFKTRALAKAAIEGGKVHCRGERCKPGKEPKVGEEYVIRTGFEERTVTVQALSVVRRGAPEAQALYAETGESIVRRELTAEQRKAGALGVQTDGRPSKKQRRQLFYLRGGSGDWVE